The sequence below is a genomic window from Selenomonadales bacterium.
TCCCGCGCTAACTTAGGCTTAGCTTCACCCGTCGCCGACAAAATAGCGGCGAGATGGACGATGGTGTTAATCTTGTGGCGCTTAACGACGTCGGCGATTTGCTGCGGGACGGTGACGTCAACTAAGGAGTAGGGGCCTTCCGCTATTGGCCCGGTCGGTGCCGTGGCATGTATGTCGCTCGCAATGACGTTATCGGTGCCGTAGGTTTTG
It includes:
- a CDS encoding NAD-dependent epimerase/dehydratase family protein — encoded protein: MKKILITGALGQIGTELVVAMRKTYGTDNVIASDIHATAPTGPIAEGPYSLVDVTVPQQIADVVKRHKINTIVHLAAILSATGEAKPKLAR